The DNA segment CTATCGAGGACGTCCCCACCGTTGGGCGCGAGCAGGTCGTCGTAGCGGTGGTCGAAAACCTCGACAGTGGTCTCCTCCTCGACGGTGACCACGCCGACCGGGTCGTAGCCGACGAAGGAGTACCGGGCGTGGCGGTCGTCCGGCGTCGGCGCGAACGCTCCGTCGGGATCGCTGGAGGCGACCTTCTCGGCGCTTTCCAGCAGGAACGTGTAGTCGGCCCCTTCGGCGTCGCTCGTCCGGCCGGTGAGCGCGGCGTAGGCCGCTAGCGGGTCGATATCGACGTCGAGGTCGGTCTCGACCCGGACCACGGCCGGCCGGTCGCCGGCGGCCAGGTCAGCGAACGACTCGCGCGTGCGGTCGAACGGCGCCGCACCCTCGCGAGGCGTCTCCGAAATGCCCTCCGCGTCGGTCATGGTACGACCCGGGCCCGGGTAGCCCGCTCGACAAACTGCTCGACTGCGTCGTGATCCTTGCGGCCGCCCTCGCGTTCGACGCCGCTGGCGACGTCGACCGCAAACGGATCGACCGTCTCGACGGCCTCGGCGACGTTGCCGGGCGTGAGCCCGCCGGCCAGGATAACGGGCACGTCGAGGGAGTCGACGATCTCGCGAGTGCGCTCCCAGTCGTGGGTCTCGCCGGTGCCGCCGCCACCCTCGGCGTCGATCGAGTCGACGAGCAGCGCGTCAGCGGCCTCGGCATAGGCGTTCAGATCCGTATCGGTCGGATCGACTGCGGCGATCACGTCGGCGGGCGCGTCCCCGAGCGTGGCGACCGCCTCGGGGTCGAGCCCGTGGACCTGGACGGCGTCGGGGCCAACCTGTTCGATCCGATCACGTGTTTCGGCCACGTCGGCGGGCATCGTCACGAGGACGGTCGAGACGAGCGGCGGAACCGTCTCCGCCAGTCGGGACGCCTCGGCAAGTGGGATCCCACGGGGCGTTTCCACGGTGACGCCGGCGATCAGTCCGACGGCGTCGACGCCGGCCGAGACCGCAGCCGCGAGGTCGGCCTCGTCGGTGAACCCACAGACCTTGACCCGCGTCATGTGCTGGCCTCGCGGAGTTCGTCGAGCTTCTCGGCGGCCGCACCCGAATCGATAGCCTGGCGGGCGGCTTCGACGCCGTCTTCCAGGCTGCTGGCCTGGCCCGCGACGTAGACGGCGGCCCCGGCGTTCGCGAGGACGATGTCCTGTTTCGCGCTGTTGACCGATCCCTCGACGATGCCCTCTAGATCCGCGGCGTTCTCGGCGGGCGTGCCACCTGCGACAGCAGCGATGTCGTGGCGATCGAGCCCCATATCCTCGGGCACGAGCGAGTACTGCTCGACGCCGCTTCCCTCGACTTCGGCGACGGTCGTCTCGTCGTGGACGGTGATCTCGTCCATGCCGGCCCCGTGGACGACTAGCGCGTGCTCGACGGGCATGCGCGCGAGAGCGTCGGCGATCAGCGGGACCAGGTCGTCGTCGTAGACCCCGAGCACCTGCGCGTCCGCCCCGGCGGGATTGGTCAGCGGCCCGAGCACGTTGAAGACCGTTTCGACGCCGAGTTCCTTGCGCGGACCGATGACGGCCTTCATCGCGGGGTGGAACTCCGGGGCGTGCATGTAGCCGATGCCCAGCGATTCGACGTGCTCGCGGACGGATTCGGGGTCGCTTTCGAGCGTGACGCCGACCACTTCGAGCACGTCGGAACTACCGGAAGAAGAGGAGACAGAGTAGTTGCCGTGCTTGGCGATCGGGACGCCCGCACCGGCAGCGACGATCGCAGCGGTCGTCGAAACGTTGATGGTGTCGTAATCGTCCCCGCCCGT comes from the Halapricum desulfuricans genome and includes:
- a CDS encoding phosphoribosylanthranilate isomerase, with amino-acid sequence MTRVKVCGFTDEADLAAAVSAGVDAVGLIAGVTVETPRGIPLAEASRLAETVPPLVSTVLVTMPADVAETRDRIEQVGPDAVQVHGLDPEAVATLGDAPADVIAAVDPTDTDLNAYAEAADALLVDSIDAEGGGGTGETHDWERTREIVDSLDVPVILAGGLTPGNVAEAVETVDPFAVDVASGVEREGGRKDHDAVEQFVERATRARVVP
- the trpD gene encoding anthranilate phosphoribosyltransferase; its protein translation is MKEYIERVTDGEDLTVEAARTAATAVFEDATEAQIGALLSAMRAKGETEAEIAGFAQGMREAARTIDPDRSPLVDTCGTGGDDYDTINVSTTAAIVAAGAGVPIAKHGNYSVSSSSGSSDVLEVVGVTLESDPESVREHVESLGIGYMHAPEFHPAMKAVIGPRKELGVETVFNVLGPLTNPAGADAQVLGVYDDDLVPLIADALARMPVEHALVVHGAGMDEITVHDETTVAEVEGSGVEQYSLVPEDMGLDRHDIAAVAGGTPAENAADLEGIVEGSVNSAKQDIVLANAGAAVYVAGQASSLEDGVEAARQAIDSGAAAEKLDELREAST